A DNA window from Stutzerimonas stutzeri contains the following coding sequences:
- a CDS encoding type II secretion system protein: MPRFFPDPNGARRISADAKAHSLARPAKHRQGGMTLVELVISIVIIGIAVAALYSAMASITGRSADPMLRQQALSIAEAYLEEISLQSFPTSTNCAASANGSGRAGFDDVCDYNGLTYPGAQPLAPRSAFSISPIAGLEGYRVQVQVAPVTLNSLSAANALRILVTVTDPAGQDLSLAGYRARY, translated from the coding sequence ATGCCTCGATTTTTTCCGGATCCAAACGGAGCGCGCAGAATCTCCGCTGACGCTAAAGCCCATTCGCTAGCGCGCCCAGCCAAGCATCGGCAGGGTGGCATGACCTTAGTCGAGCTGGTCATCAGTATCGTCATCATCGGTATTGCGGTGGCCGCGCTTTATTCGGCCATGGCATCCATTACTGGGCGTTCGGCTGATCCAATGCTGCGCCAGCAGGCGCTGTCCATTGCTGAAGCCTATCTGGAAGAGATCAGCCTGCAGTCTTTTCCCACCAGCACGAACTGTGCGGCTTCGGCCAACGGCTCCGGCCGCGCCGGCTTTGACGATGTCTGCGATTACAACGGGCTGACCTATCCCGGAGCACAGCCGTTAGCGCCACGTAGTGCTTTTTCCATCTCGCCTATTGCGGGTCTCGAGGGTTATCGCGTGCAGGTACAAGTGGCACCGGTGACGCTCAACAGCCTGAGCGCAGCGAACGCCCTGCGCATTCTGGTGACCGTTACGGACCCAGCGGGTCAGGATCTCAGCCTCGCCGGCTATCGAGCGCGTTACTGA